The following proteins are encoded in a genomic region of Pungitius pungitius chromosome 17, fPunPun2.1, whole genome shotgun sequence:
- the paqr7a gene encoding progestin and adipoQ receptor family member VII, a: MATIVMESIGRVFISLQQIRGVPRMLTEAAPSMPGTVRDTDVPYYFRERYVCGGYRPLHQNWRYYFLSLFQRHNETINVWTHLLAFVVILVKLRHLAESVDFAGDPHSWPLMILVVSSLTYSAFSAAAHLLGGKSELCHYVFYFLDYVGVAQYQYGSAIVHFYYAVDEGLHGHVRGVFMPAAAVLSCLSCLGCCYGKYCNHSLPPWVRKVCQVVPSAIAYAWDSSPVAKRIAWWCAAGGGGDGDDDPAIAFHFGQFGFFLGCSVFFTFPVLERCFPGRCNFVGQSHQMFHVFLSCCTLCQIHASHLDYAARRELYSRLHGSGEAGVFAGLYAATLASCALIAALMLRRVKRVLDADAKSK, from the coding sequence atggcgaccatCGTGATGGAGAGCATCGGGCGGGTGTTCATCAGCCTGCAGCAGATCAGGGGGGTCCCCCGGATGCTGACCGAGGCCGCCCCCTCCATGCCCGGCACCGTGCGCGACACCGACGTGCCGTACTACTTCAGGGAGCGCTACGTGTGCGGCGGCTACCGACCGCTCCACCAAAACTGGCGCTactacttcctgtctctgttcCAGCGCCACAACGAGACCATCAACGTGTGGACCCACCTGCTGGCGTTCGTGGTCATCCTGGTGAAGCTGCGCCACCTCGCCGAGAGCGTGGACTTCGCCGGCGACCCCCACTCGTGGCCCCTGATGATCCTCGTCGTGTCCTCGCTGACCTACTCGGCGTTCAGCGCGGCGGCCCACCTGCTGGGGGGCAAGTCGGAGCTGTGCCACTACGTCTTCTACTTCCTGGACTACGTCGGCGTGGCGCAGTACCAGTACGGCAGCGCCATCGTTCACTTCTACTACGCCGTGGACGAGGGCTTGCACGGACACGTGCGCGGGGTCTTCATGCCGGCCGCCGCCGTCCTCAGCTGCCTGTCGTGCCTGGGATGCTGCTACGGCAAGTACTGCAACCACAGCCTGCCCCCGTGGGTGCGTAAAGTGTGCCAGGTGGTGCCCTCGGCGATCGCGTACGCGTGGGACAGCAGCCCCGTGGCCAAACGGATcgcgtggtggtgcgcggccggcggcggcggcgacggcgACGACGACCCCGCCATCGCCTTCCACTTCGGCCAGTTCGGCTTCTTCCTCGGCTGCTCCGTCTTCTTCACCTTCCCCGTGCTGGAGCGCTGCTTCCCCGGGCGGTGCAACTTCGTGGGGCAGAGCCACCAGATGTTCCACGTGTTCCTGTCCTGCTGCACGCTGTGTCAGATCCACGCGTCCCACCTGGACTACGCGGCCCGCCGCGAGCTGTACTCGCGCCTGCACGGCAGCGGCGAAGCCGGCGTGTTCGCGGGCCTTTACGCGGCCACCCTGGCGTCGTGCGCGCTCATCGCCGCCCTCATGCTGAGGAGAGTGAAGCGCGTGCTCGACGCCGACGCCAAGTCCAAGTGA